The genomic region GCTTCAATACTAGAGGCATAACTCCATGAGTATGAAGCATAAAAGGCATCTGTTCCGGGGCGCTCCTCATAATCAAAATCCAGATAGGCATAGGTATTGAATAAATCATTGGGATTCCACACCATTGTCTTCCCCCAGTTGATTCGCTGCCGCCCGGCATGAACTTCCCATGGGCCGTTAATGTATGAAAGATGAAGGCGATCGATGGCGGAATTGAGCACGGTGTGATCAGAATCAATCCACGTGTGACTTAGGTCAAAATAGCCCGGGTCGTTTTCCATGAAATCCCCATAACCGGGAGTATTTTTCACCGTCCAGCCGTTGAACAGGCGATTACGTACATCTCCCCGAAACTCAAAATTTCTCCCAAAACTAAAGCGGCTTTCTATGCGGTGATGAAGAATGTTATCGTAACGGATGGTCCCAAAATCATTGCTTATGCTGGTGCCACCCAGTTCTTTTACATATCCTCGGAAATCTGTTTCGATAGTGTTTTGTGCTTGGATTGTTGTGGGGAAAATCAAGATTATGCATAGAAATAATAATCCTAATCCACCAATCCCTTCTTTTCTTGAGTAATTCGGGACAAGCTGAAATCGGTCCCACTCCAAATAGAGATAAGTTTTTAGCCATATCAAAACTCCGGTATTCAATATTCCTCTAGTCAATGTTCGATATTCAAGTTCCTTGCGTGATGTTGGATATTCTCTCCTCATCCTTTTCAACTTTACCATCTACCAGGGTAACTACACGCCGGGCCCGTTCTACTACTCTTTGATCGTGAGTTGAAAACACAAAGGTAATTTTTTCTTCTTCATTCAGCCGCAACATCATGTCCAATAGGTTTGCAGTTGAAGCGGAATCAAGGTTTGCCGTGGGTTCATCAGCCAATACAAAATCTGGTTTGGATGCAAGCGCACGGGCAACAGCTACTCGCTGTTGCTGTCCGCCGGAAAGTTCGGAAGGACGTTTATTAATTTTATCTTCCAATCCTACCATTTTAAGCAATTGCATACTTCGTTCGTTACACTCTTTTTGAGGCCTCCCCTGCATTTGCAAAATAAAAGCGATGTTTTCTTTAGCGGTCAGCACGGGAATTAAATTATAGGCTTGAAACACAAACCCGATATGATGTAGCCTGAAGTCAA from Gracilimonas sp. harbors:
- a CDS encoding ABC transporter ATP-binding protein, whose protein sequence is MPIIQVRNVKKVYNQDQVPVHALNGVSLDIEEGEFTAIVGPSGSGKTTLLNIIGGLDEPTEGKVQIHNTDMFSLKERELIDFRLHHIGFVFQAYNLIPVLTAKENIAFILQMQGRPQKECNERSMQLLKMVGLEDKINKRPSELSGGQQQRVAVARALASKPDFVLADEPTANLDSASTANLLDMMLRLNEEEKITFVFSTHDQRVVERARRVVTLVDGKVEKDEERISNITQGT